Below is a window of Ciona intestinalis chromosome 5, KH, whole genome shotgun sequence DNA.
TTGTTGAAATGGTAGTTTCACCAGTGTGCCAACCATGCACCAGTCGCATGTCCAGGTATATCAACTTCCtattaaacaaacttattaTAGCTAATTTATACACACTAAGGTAAGCTATATGTTAGTAGATACTTTTCAAATGCATATAATGGGTAAAGTCTTGAGTGCAGGAAAATGACACAGCCTGTTGATGTGGCATAGTGTTAGCATGGATCCGAGTTCAAGGTTTGACACTGCTTAAATTGTGGTTGTCTtttggcaaaacacttaactgcaattgcccAAACCCCACGGCCTcctatgggttgtctaaattgtcagccataaaaagACTATCACCcgtaaaattatttacatagTTACTTGTCAGCagacataaggtgtataaaacaaacacctaTATCATACCGACTGTCATTGCACTTCcacataagaataaataagactcaataatttaaaaatataatttacatataCAAGCCAAATAAAAATAGACAATAATTACAAGCTGTTGGGACAGTTCAGCAGCAGCACGTTGTAGAACCAGAAGAGTCTTCTGTAACTTGGAAACATCAGCCCAGGGTGGATATCTGATTGATAGCTTTGAGATGCTTCGAACACAGGAGGCAAAACAAGAGAATATATCATCGTCCAACATCCCTGAGCCATACACTGCTTCTTCACAATCAATCTCAATTTCAATCtacaataaaagcaaaacaactgTTAGTCTTCATATGCTTCAACTATACAAATTTTGGCATATCATTTGCATTTAAACTGATAACTAAGTCTATATACAAGTATAAACTCCATAAACCTGTGAATCCCGTTGCTGCATAACTTCACAGAAACATTCTTTATAATGTAACATGTTTCTTATAATAGCTATATGCAACTTCTTGACTTCCAGTAAATGAGGACGAAGGGCATTCCACATCGACTCATTCAAGTCTATCTTGGGAATTTTTAAACACTGGACCtgaaatttaataacaaagtttaaactgtCAAAAATTCCAgcttaaactttaattgttttaagtgTTATACCTTATAGTGCATTGTGATATGACCTATGGTTTAATAGGTagaacaaattttacaaattatatattcatacagttttatatgcAACATGTAATTGACTAATTGTAATGTAGGAAACTAGGCATGCAGCCATGTACAATCTGAAAATTGTTTCACTGTTGCATTTAAACTGGTTacagttaaattaaatgtttttttctaaccTTAACTTGTGACCCTCGAATGCTGTTCAAGAATGTTTCCAACGATTCGTTTCCTCTTCCTCGCGTTACTGTGAGGTAAAGGTTGTAAGGTTTTGAGGAAGATTTTAAAGCAAAGGCAAGATCACTGGCTGCAGTGAGCTGTGTAGGGGCACACAGTTCAATATCAGTGGTCAAGCAATATCCAAACCTTTGGCATGTTTCTTTTTCGTTAGATTCATGCACCCACCCAGCAATGCGGATCAGATTTTGGTTAAATTCTTGGGAGTTCTCAGTTAACATTGCTGTTGAAATGAGGGACTTAAGCAtgacttttttttcttcaaaatctTGAATCATGCAGGATGGGAAAATCATATTCAGTGATTTAAATGAGGTATAGTTACAAATGCCGAACATAAAGCGTGTCACAACTTCCCACTGCATGTCTTTGAATGTATCCTGAAGTCTTCTGAACTCATCTTTTGGGGCAAACAGGATCAAGTGAACTGCTGCCAGGAACTCCTGCCATGTTAGGTGCGTGAAGTAGCTCCGTTTGCTTCCTTCCAAGATTCTCATCCGAAGGCCACACGACTTATCCACGTAGGTGTGCAGAAAGTTGTTTATCATGGCCTCACCAATTCCTACCTGTGCAAAATCTTTTTTCTCAAAGACCAGTTTCCTTTCAACAAGACCTTTGAAAGCAAGGTGGGCAAGTTTGACCATGTGTGTGCTAATTTCTTGTTCATCCGTATTCATCTGCAGATGACTTGACGTGATGAAGTCAGTGAGTGTTGAAATCAGCACTTCAGTCATGGAATTGATGTTACGGCCAGAAGACAGCTTTAAATGTAAGCAATTCATGATGTAGATACAGTTGATTGGGACATAGCACAATGCAGCCAGGTGAGGGCATTCAGCTAACTTCTGTTTAACAGCAGCATAACCCTCTTCTCCACATATCTGTATACCTAGCTCACCCTGTGCAGGTTTCTCAATTCCAAGTACCTCTGCTAAAGAACTTGGGCGGCAGTCAGGATGAAGCTGGTACAACTGACTGGATCTGGATGTGATCAGTTTTATAGCGTTTGGAAGAAGATGTCCATTTAAcaggtttttaacaatatcaatCACCCTTTCTTTGCTGTTGGGTTTACATCTCCTTACAGGGGTTGAAAACTCAGTTGTAACACTTGATTCATCAAGACCATCAAGCACAATAACCACGTTTTGACTGGTATACAGTACATTCAACAATGCCTTGATCTCCTCGTCTGTGTGGTTACAAAATTCAGTACTTGTTTCAAGGAGAAATTCCATAAGGGTGACATTTTTCTCAAAGTTCACCGTCTTGATTGATATGTAGAACAAATACTGTGTATTTGGCATCATCTTTTTATCAAGAATTGCTCTTGTCACAATCTTAGTAAGGGTGCTCTTCCCAACACCAGGAAGGCCTACTACACCTACAATGTTGCCATGCCTTCGAATATACCTGTCTTTGGCCTCATCATTATTGCAGAATTTATCCGCCTTCTTCTTTGCTACTTCTTTAGCCTTATCAAAGATTTGATTAAGCTGAATAGAGCTGTGTGGCATGTACATCTCATTCAGATGTCTACGATCCATGTATTGCTTCCAATCATCATCTGACCTTTGCCTGACCTCTGCGATTTCCAGTCGAACGGTTTTCCCAGCATGATTGATCTCTATCGGCAATGATGACTCTCCAACTATGACTTTTGCATTTACTTCCAAGTTCTTCTGCAGTGTTAAACCTGAAATAAATGGGAGTTTAAACAATGTGGCCAATAGTGTTAAActatcataaatatataaacacatatgGCTACCACCAAAGATGTCAGGTTGTAATTATTAAAAGGGTCTTAAATCTGGATTTTATTGTTCACCCTTAACTTTAACTCACATTTTTGTATggggtaatttttttagtacAAGAGCATTTAGTCATTAACAGTCACCAATTTCCCATATAATATTATGCTTGTCTGTTCTGAATAGAGAATAGAGTAAGAGCTATTTTGATGCAAAGGTAATGAAAATCACATTAAAATCAGGGCACCctacaaaattaaatagaGTGCATTGGCAATTACTGAATAAAAATTACCAACCTAGTTCTTCGGGGTCAGTAGAAACTGCAGCAGGGTGCAAATTTGGATTTAGCAAAGTCATGTGGACATCTCCATAGACCTGACCAATCATATCAGATGACTGGCATTTAACTTTGCTGTGACCACATGTGGGTTCCTCATTGCTCTGCATTGAAAATGGTGATTTGGGAGTTGTTTCTTCATTTTCAAACTCGGAAAGAGATACTCGCTGCTCTGGTGGACTTTTAATAGTATGCGATTCAGGTAATTTGGGAATTGTTTCATTACTTGGCAATCCAGAAACTTTCAACAGCAATTTGGGTTGCGTTTCTTCTTTCTCTAAGTCAGGAGCTGACACTGGTATCTTAGGAACAGTTTCTTCTAATTCGCACCTAGGTAGTTTAGGAGTGGTTTCTTCAATATTTGATTCAGACACTGCCAGCAACGACTTAGGTAGTGTCTCATTTTCTTCTTCAGCGACTAACACTGACTTTGGTATTGTTTCTGAATTATCTGGGTCAGAAGATGATGAAACCATTTTAACATCAAGAGGAAGTTTTGGTATAGTATCTGAACTTATTTGTCTGCTATCCAAGAGtattgtttctgttttattcatgCTGGCCAAGCTGGAATTTCTGCAGATAAATTATATATTCAATGAAGCAGCctaatgcaaaatatttaatttaagcaGCTTAATGCATAATAAAAACCAACTTAATCTGTATGTAGAAGTGAAACAACAGCGCACATTTCGTTAAATTTATactgaaaaataaacacaGCATACCTGTTGTTTTACAGTTGTTTCTTACTGCTACCGTCCATCGTTCGCGAGCATAAACCGACTTCGGTAAGCCATGAAATTTATTCGATTGGAATACATAAATGCTGGTATATAATACACAATAAAGTACGTCGTTTACAGGTACAGGAACGGGAACAAGCTACGTGATGCGGAACTTTCGGAATAACAAACCAACAACAAGAACTTACGACCACATTCAGTcaagcaaaacaaataaacagatCTTCATTCATAGAAATCGTAAACCAGACACTGTGTATAAAGATTTATCCAAAGTATAAAATGTTTAGTATAGAAATAGAATATGCACTgctttaacataatttttccACTACAGATGTTATTCATTATTTCAATTAACTAAGtctggtatttatatatacgtacatgtttgtttttgttgtagcGCGTGTGTTCTTGGACATCATACGTAACAATTTTTAGTCTCGTGACCATGGtgtagtaatatatatttgtttcgaTTGATAcatttgtaccgggcgctattgcgcatgcgctaAGTCGCTACTACGCAgtaggtcggaacaaatacaatacaagctttaataaattagtttcagggaaaaaatattactaaacatattttgcaCGGTTCCAAGGTACATTTCTACCATATGTACTTTTGGCGTCGCTACAATtcatttttaggtattacggTCTATTTATGGTATAGTGCCTatggcctactcaatgtaTTGAGTGTAATACGCCGGAAACATATCACACgtagatataaatatttttttcggaCGATAGGAAAGAACAATATGCAAAGAAATGCGATGTAAAAGGTAGGCTATATATTCGAAGTCGTATTGATCTGACTGTGCACCTTATCGACCATGGCAGATGTAAACGACGTCATTTGCGGCCAATAAGTCCGGACGCCATATTTGCAGTCTGCATTTTATTATTCTTGCCGACGAAAAGATTTTTGCAAATGGTCAAAACAACAGCGAAGCGAAACAGCAAAGTCAATTATCCGCCACCCAATAGACGTGAACAGCTGGTTGTGACGAAGAACAGGCGCATCCTGAATTTTTAATTGGATAGCGTCTTTTTAGGTACTGCTTATATGTTTAGAACACGAGACAGCGAGCCCAAAAGGATTGATTCTAAGATATAGGTGAGGCCAATTCCGTGTATAGGTAAACTTCTTTTTATTATCTTATATTCATCCGCCAAAGTGAATATGCACCAGTTAGACAGTAGCAGGCGTGGAATATATGCAAGGCTATGAACCAGTAGACGTGTTAatggatgttttttttaagttaaatatttaaattaacgtAATGTTGTAAAATACACATAGTAGGATGAAAGAAGaaggggcacctttagcacataatatccaaatatcttaatggtgttttaaacaatttacaactgtctatgaaagtcgtgaggatacggtttaataatacattaaaagttctttgtttactatcaaatgcaACGagtaaagagaataaaaaggtgtcccatcttcctccaccatATTATATAGGCTTCTTATAGCATAACCCCTGTATATCTTGTATTTCGGTAGCGATATCGCCAAATAGGGCATTATCtatatattttcaacttttagaCTTTCTATATAGGCTATtcgtttataatatatatcttgtATACTGTGGTATTGTATTTTGGATTCAACAATAGAGTTCAAAACGAAATGGAATTATACTCACTTGTTCGAATTCTTGCATTCGTGCATGTTGCTTTGAACCGTGGTGAAGGTAAGTTTGTGATTTAATGGTATGAATTTATATACTCCGCGAAACCAAGGTAACAGTATAGATTCCGACTACGTTTAGTTTGAAGATTATCGAGTTTCGGGTATTGTAAAACAATgcggtttaaaacaaaaacaattattggagtttaatataaacactTTTGAAGTAGACTAAATATATAAAGGCTTCTTCAAATACAGATACAATTTTAAGATATAAACGGTTAAACTGcgagtttatatatatatgccaaTATTTAGCAGGGcatacaaatttttatattagagGGGGGGAtgtgggacacttaagcacatattgcttCCTACTTCAAACTACGTGTCGATTTTGGGTGATATACCATGAATGTGCACTATCCTCCCTTTATCAATTGACaacacttaaaaataattaaattaaaacacacaaggaaTTGACTTTTTAGGTCGAATGTAACAATAGAATTTCATGTcgaataaacataataaatctTTTTGTTAGAGACTGTATAATCAAATCTTGTAGCGGAAAGATTATTCCCTTTTATCCACTTACGTGTGGACGCCTGAACCATTAAAAAGAAAGACGATTTTGTTCAAGAAAAACAATGATGAACGATTTAAAGGATTTTACATGAAAACGAAATACTGTCAGAGTATAATTATTTCCGATGTCCTCAACTATTAtgcctttatttttaaataaattcgtTCAGGCATTTTAAGTGCGTTTAAACTCAACAgacatatatatgttattagTGCAGTGACGCGTATGATGTACTTATTATGGCAGACTTGAATTATCGACGTTGCACTAATGCATTTGCTGACGTAGGACCTGGGTATTAGGAGTTCATATTTAATACTTTGATCATTACGTTTGAGTTTCTATTCTTAagtattaaaagaaaattataatttcttcAAAGGTTAATGACTTTCGAGTTCCATTAAACGATTGGTGGTATTTGTGTGGGTTAGTGAACcaatacaataacaaacaatcAATTCTCAATAAATAATCCAATATATATGTACCATTGGAAATCCGAATAAATATTGggacattttcattcttttttcttgtcctatttggtggtaaacaaagaatatgtaCAAGcagagttatataaccgtaacccCGCGACTATAAAAGAGGGTTGgtgaaagttaaaaaacacaattaggaaatatgggttttattggtaaataggatgggggaagatgggatacctattcattctgttttctcgtcccatttggcagtaaacaaagaatattcaaagaattattaaaccgtataccctcacgactcctgtatacagttgttaattgtttaaaacaagatcaggatattaaaatactatgtgctaaaggtgtcccatcttttcccaccttaccatatttcatcttaccccaggaggaaaaaagtgtattttaattaaagctATAACAACATGCCAACCTTGCGTTTTATTCTACTTTTCTGCGGCCAAAAGTTTTCAAGATATCATCGCCTTGTTATCACATACAATATTAATCTCACCGCATTTATCGTCATTGTACATCAACACTCAGTCTTGTATATACGCTTGTTTTGCATTACAAACAAGTCACGGGTACATTCAAAAAGTTTGCATGGTGTTACGCTGTACTAAATTATGTAGACATGATGCATGTTTAATATGTGGACACGCAAAATATGTCAACCACAAGCTTTTCTCCGCAAAACAGCAGTCAGAAAAAGTGTGGTCATATGCGCTTAACTTCCAGAGATCATAACACTTTtagcacctttagcacataatatctcttTTGAGTCTCAAAGTTTACTCAGATTTTAATCATATTATAGCAAGGATTGTAAGCGGTGGCTGTTTTGAAAGAAAGTACTCCACGATGCAAATCCcaaagcaaaacatttttatagcTGCCACATGGTCTTAACTGGGCATTCCATTTAGGCAAGAAAATTTATgagttaaataatttatgctGTAAATTTCGAAACGTGGTTTCGATTAACTGCTGTAGAACAGTAGATAAGGTAAACACATAGGTAACCAGTAACTTCTATCATATATTCTTCCATTGTATGTTGTTTGGCAAAAAACAACATGTGGGATTACGTGGCGGTGACTCCCCTGTCCTTTTAATAACCACTTGAATCACATTAATCTACATTCCCATAGCACGTCACCACTCTGCTGAGATCATCCAACgtcctgatgacgtcattggggCTGATTGCGGCAAGGAGATACGAGTGACGTGTATGGCTCGATCACGTGACGAACCAAAGGTATAGAAAccctaataaaaatatagtgaTTTGACGTCCAacttaaaacacttttttgtttgtttttgggGATAAAATCGCAGTTTTTCTGGTGGTCTTTATTTTGTGTTCAAAAACCTGCTAAAACACCGTAAATTATGAAATAACTTGTAACACAACAGATAACACGACCCACGCCAGACATTGAATGGTGGTTTAAGGAACAACAGgagtctatgacgtcacaatcacgaaaAATACACCGACTGGACAGAGAAGAAAGAGTAAAAATATTAGTGGAGGTAATTTTGGTGATATCATAGTAACTGTAGGCCTGTGGGGTATAAGACagaataccgttagcaactGTACCCCATCTTTTCTGATCatgatttttaacatttgacaatgctcttttagagtcgcggggttgcggttatataatcctgtaaatattctttgtttattaccaaatgagacgaaaagataaaataaaaaaaatatttttaattctaaGATAATTTGATCACCATCCTACTAAACTTACGTTACacctacacaaaaaaaaaaaatttcttagGTGTTCACAGTGGTCAAAAGTACCTTGATAATCAAGGATGCGCAGCCAGGCGACGAAGGCGTATATCAGTGCAGAGCAAGTAATAGTCCTAACCGTTATAAAGAGGGAGTTAATTTGTACCAGCACTGGAAAATCGAAGAGGCCCCCGTGACTAATATGAAGTGTGGAGAAGGTGattattaaagtaataaattatGCATAATGCTTATAGCATTGTTTAGTTTAACTTAATGCCGCATCATCAATTATATAGTGCTGGTCGGTGCACGAGATGGGttatattgtggggtaagatgggatacctttagcacataatacccgaACATTctgataattttaaaacaaataacaacggtctatgagagttgtaaggatacagttttataattctttaaattttctttgtttactttcaattgggacgagaaaatagaatgaaaggtatACTACAACATACTATAAAGCAAATATATGAAAGTTTTTGATGCTCTTATACATCCATGTACCTTACGTGACAGCTACTACAATAGCAACAACATTCGCGGATGTCGCACCTACGTCATCTTATAACAGGTCTGTAataagtgacgtcattaaccTTGCAATGACGTCAATACCTAACATCAAGAAATCTAATGATATATACGAAAAGCAAGAACCAGGTAtttgacaaaaataaataatctgTTAACAGAAATTTCCCATTTTGGCAGTTTTTTTTCTAGCGCCGAATTGGCAAAAATGATGCTCGGTTTTTAGATGTTCCTCATTTGCCCGGTAAAGACACAATAATTTAGGAACATAATATGCAAAACTCTTTACTTGTAGAAACGCCAAATCGAAGGAAGGTTCGCCCAATTATTAATCGACCACCACGGAGAAGCACAGCACCAAATAATACAACCGGTAGAGGGACaggtaaagttattattagaGTCTCGATTTTCAAAACCGATACATATACAGTTTGTACTCTATTTGGGTGAGGTTTCGTGGCGTTGCGGGCCATGGGTCATAGAATTTATTAGGCAAGAATGGGCCTATTACTCAAACGTATAGAGTTAAGATTTTTACTCGCAATGAAACAGGTGTTCATCTAAAATCTATAGTTTTCTTATTAGCTATAAAAGGCGTAATAAGACGTTTTAGTCACATTATAAGGTTTAATAGAGTGCCTAAAAGTAGTGAAAGTATATAGaacttttttttggtttaGGCAGGATACATGTTGTCATTCTCTTTTACCGCCGTCTCATTTATTGATAAactttaaagaatttttagCCGTATGTCGTAAAAACGACCCCAAAACAACCAGGTATAATTTGGAATACTGAGTTTTAACGCTATCCATCTTAATTGCTCCAAAGTATTATAGAACCAAAAtgttggtaattatttgtaatataatagGTTGCGCCCTACTAAATTATATgtttcacattttttgttgttatatattttctcAA
It encodes the following:
- the LOC100176408 gene encoding NACHT, LRR and PYD domains-containing protein 13 isoform X1, which translates into the protein MNKTETILLDSRQISSDTIPKLPLDVKMVSSSSDPDNSETIPKSVLVAEEENETLPKSLLAVSESNIEETTPKLPRCELEETVPKIPVSAPDLEKEETQPKLLLKVSGLPSNETIPKLPESHTIKSPPEQRVSLSEFENEETTPKSPFSMQSNEEPTCGHSKVKCQSSDMIGQVYGDVHMTLLNPNLHPAAVSTDPEELGLTLQKNLEVNAKVIVGESSLPIEINHAGKTVRLEIAEVRQRSDDDWKQYMDRRHLNEMYMPHSSIQLNQIFDKAKEVAKKKADKFCNNDEAKDRYIRRHGNIVGVVGLPGVGKSTLTKIVTRAILDKKMMPNTQYLFYISIKTVNFEKNVTLMEFLLETSTEFCNHTDEEIKALLNVLYTSQNVVIVLDGLDESSVTTEFSTPVRRCKPNSKERVIDIVKNLLNGHLLPNAIKLITSRSSQLYQLHPDCRPSSLAEVLGIEKPAQGELGIQICGEEGYAAVKQKLAECPHLAALCYVPINCIYIMNCLHLKLSSGRNINSMTEVLISTLTDFITSSHLQMNTDEQEISTHMVKLAHLAFKGLVERKLVFEKKDFAQVGIGEAMINNFLHTYVDKSCGLRMRILEGSKRSYFTHLTWQEFLAAVHLILFAPKDEFRRLQDTFKDMQWEVVTRFMFGICNYTSFKSLNMIFPSCMIQDFEEKKVMLKSLISTAMLTENSQEFNQNLIRIAGWVHESNEKETCQRFGYCLTTDIELCAPTQLTAASDLAFALKSSSKPYNLYLTVTRGRGNESLETFLNSIRGSQVKVQCLKIPKIDLNESMWNALRPHLLEVKKLHIAIIRNMLHYKECFCEVMQQRDSQIEIEIDCEEAVYGSGMLDDDIFSCFASCVRSISKLSIRYPPWADVSKLQKTLLVLQRAAAELSQQLEVDIPGHATGAWLAHW
- the LOC100176408 gene encoding NACHT, LRR and PYD domains-containing protein 7 isoform X2, which gives rise to MNKTETILLDSRQISSDTIPKLPLDVKMVSSSSDPDNSETIPKSVLVAEEENETLPKSLLAVSESNIEETTPKLPRCELEETVPKIPVSAPDLEKEETQPKLLLKVSGLPSNETIPKLPESHTIKSPPEQRVSLSEFENEETTPKSPFSMQSNEEPTCGHSKVKCQSSDMIGQVYGDVHMTLLNPNLHPAAVSTDPEELGLTLQKNLEVNAKVIVGESSLPIEINHAGKTVRLEIAEVRQRSDDDWKQYMDRRHLNEMYMPHSSIQLNQIFDKAKEVAKKKADKFCNNDEAKDRYIRRHGNIVGVVGLPGVGKSTLTKIVTRAILDKKMMPNTQYLFYISIKTVNFEKNVTLMEFLLETSTEFCNHTDEEIKALLNVLYTSQNVVIVLDGLDESSVTTEFSTPVRRCKPNSKERVIDIVKNLLNGHLLPNAIKLITSRSSQLYQLHPDCRPSSLAEVLGIEKPAQGELGIQICGEEGYAAVKQKLAECPHLAALCYVPINCIYIMNCLHLKLSSGRNINSMTEVLISTLTDFITSSHLQMNTDEQEISTHMVKLAHLAFKGLVERKLVFEKKDFAQVGIGEAMINNFLHTYVDKSCGLRMRILEGSKRSYFTHLTWQEFLAAVHLILFAPKDEFRRLQDTFKDMQWEVVTRFMFGICNYTSFKSLNMIFPSCMIQDFEEKKVMLKSLISTAMLTENSQEFNQNLIRIAGWVHESNEKETCQSNARKRKRIVGNILEQHSRVTS
- the LOC100186625 gene encoding uncharacterized protein LOC100186625 isoform X1 is translated as MELYSLVRILAFVHVALNRGEARHHSAEIIQRPDDVIGADCGKEIRVTCMARSRDEPKITRPTPDIEWWFKEQQESMTSQSRKIHRLDREERVKILVEVFTVVKSTLIIKDAQPGDEGVYQCRASNSPNRYKEGVNLYQHWKIEEAPVTNMKCGEATTIATTFADVAPTSSYNRSVISDVINLAMTSIPNIKKSNDIYEKQEPETPNRRKVRPIINRPPRRSTAPNNTTGRGTGSTFHQSLHVLLSSLIFLSCIVTL
- the LOC100186625 gene encoding uncharacterized protein LOC100186625 isoform X2; this encodes MELYSLVRILAFVHVALNRGEARHHSAEIIQRPDDVIGADCGKEIRVTCMARSRDEPKITRPTPDIEWWFKEQQESMTSQSRKIHRLDREERVKILVEVFTVVKSTLIIKDAQPGDEGVYQCRASNSPNRYKEGVNLYQHWKIEEAPVTNMKCGEETPNRRKVRPIINRPPRRSTAPNNTTGRGTGSTFHQSLHVLLSSLIFLSCIVTL